GGATGCTTGAGTAGAACGCTCTTCCTCGGAAGCGCCAGCGTAAATGAAGAGAGCAATAAGTGGGAACCAGAGGTTTCCAATAAGGATTCCAAAAATAGCCATCAGAATGGCGAAAAATTTTCCTACGGCAGCTGCGCTCTTGGTAGCTTTGACATAGGACATCCTCCTAGCATAGAAAGAACGCAGTACTCTCCCTCCATCCATTGGAAATGCAGGCAGCAGATTGAAGATTCCAAGCACCAGGTTCATTGCCCCGAGAATCCAGATTGTCAGATAAACAGGATTTTCAGATAGCGCAGGATTTGACAGAATTATATACCTGTATAACAGAAGACAGATAGAACCTATTACCAGGCTCGTAAAAGGTCCTGCAAAAGCCATCTTTGCTTCCTGTCCGGGGTCTCTTGGTATCTCTTCCATTGAAGATACTCCTCCAAAAAGGAAGAGCGTAATACTCTCAATATTAACCCCGTATTGTTTTGCAAGGTATGAGTGTGCAAGCTCGTGTAAAAGGATTGAGGCGAAAAGTAAAATTGCAGTCAGGGATGAAAGCATGTATTTTGTCGAAGCAGGCTCAACTTCCTGAAAGCCATAAGGGTATGGATTAATTGCAAATATATATGCAAAAACAGGAAGGATTAAAAGAAAAGTGATATGCAGCTTGATAGGTATGCCCAGAACGCTTCCGATTTTCAGTGAAGATTTCAAGAAGTAATTACCCCCTTTTAGTTTTCGTAAATATAAATACTTGATAACTATACCAATTAATCTACTTAAGAGCCAGGAATCATAAAAGTTAGAACATATATTATATTATTTTAAATAGCATAATTATTTTTGCATTAAATCTCAGTAAATGAATGATATTTTTATAAACCCTACCAGCTAATGTATTTAGTCTAATGTATTTAATTGACTACTCCATCAAGACAAGTCGATAATGATCTTTCTTCGATAAGGATCTTTCTTCGACAACGATCCTTCTTCGACAATGATTGTTCTACGCCGAGTATCTCGGGTTGATCACTTTACAAAGCCATTTAACAAATCTATTTCACAAGAATTATTCTACAATATTTGTTTTATAATCTTGATTTAAAATATAATCCTAATTTCTATTAATGCCTATAAACATCCAGGTAAGGATCAAGCTGTTATATAAAATGGATAAAAATGGATAAAGGAAAATAGCTGATCTGATAAAGAAGATAACTAATCTGATAGAGAAGCTTTGAATTGGAGCTTTAAGTTAGAAGCTTTGAATTAAAGCTTTAAGTTAGAAGCTTTAGATTGGAAGCTTTAAACTGGAGTTTTAAGTTAAAATATTTGAATGGAAATTTCTGAATTGGAGTTTCAAATTGAAATATTTGAATGAGAAGATTTGAACTGGGGGTTTAAGTTAGAACCCTGCAATAGAAGTTTGAAATTAAAAATCTGAAATTAAAGCCTGAAATTAAAAAATATAATTAGGGGCTTTTAATTTCTGCTGTCACTTTCTTAAGGTCTTCTAAAAATAGTTCGATATCTTCGGGACTGTTATGAGGCATAAGGACAAGACGGAGAGCCCTTGGAGTGCGGGTAATTGAGACATTCCAGCCGAATTTTTTAAGAAGCCGTTCTCTGACAAGGTCAGGATTCGGGACTTTAAGAGCAACGACGTTCATGACCGGCTCAATCAATGGCTCGAAACCAAGTTTTCTTGCTTCTTCTACAATTTTTGAAGTAAGCTCCATGCAGTACTGCACATTTTTTCTGTAACCTTCATATCCGAGATACTTCATGACTGCGCAGGTAGCAGCAGCTGAGGCTCCACTCCGGGTGCCTGTAAGTGTGAACTGGGATTTTGTTGTAAGATATGGGGTACTTACTTTGAGAGAATCCAGGAAAGAAGG
This window of the Methanosarcina mazei S-6 genome carries:
- a CDS encoding CBS domain-containing protein, giving the protein MKSSLKIGSVLGIPIKLHITFLLILPVFAYIFAINPYPYGFQEVEPASTKYMLSSLTAILLFASILLHELAHSYLAKQYGVNIESITLFLFGGVSSMEEIPRDPGQEAKMAFAGPFTSLVIGSICLLLYRYIILSNPALSENPVYLTIWILGAMNLVLGIFNLLPAFPMDGGRVLRSFYARRMSYVKATKSAAAVGKFFAILMAIFGILIGNLWFPLIALFIYAGASEEERSTQASVSLENILVKDIMTKEVVSVPPSMNVEDLIQFMFEKKHMGYPVVESGNLKGIVTFTDIQRVPTIDRPVMRVSDIMTRDIISVPSDAQASDVLKLVTSKNIGRVLVIDNGSLVGVLSRTDLVRILKLRSE